From a region of the Azospirillum formosense genome:
- a CDS encoding pentapeptide repeat-containing protein — translation MTDRTMEFLKQVRDHLFYLKLKPGGVRLQAKGVDLSRLRLKGFNLQTAILTQGNFSDAQLEEVSFAMSDLFGANFSRAKLVGSSFARADLRGANFLKADLTRTDFEGADLRPGQIMVHRSGREDEEEERRPANLTDARLDGVSFKGADLSHAELANASTAGGDFSNANLFAANLAGADLTEANFSGAKMKRAVLNGANLTRAILRNADLREATLRNVDLTVADTHGANLSGAVYMRNADALPTPVRSVLDAHILWINSGGGAGLRADFTGMDLRGLDLTACDLSGGVFRDANLDEARLSNASLSLADFGGASLRRARLDQAVLTGANLSGADLTGADLHGADLGMVDLRNPDGTPTGRSWPANLSRATLTAADLRGARLTGAKLAGAGFEMANLASADLRGCDDAAANLSKASLMGARRGPLEARPPRDGGGPLIAL, via the coding sequence ATGACCGACCGCACCATGGAGTTCCTGAAGCAGGTGCGGGATCATCTATTCTACCTCAAACTGAAGCCGGGCGGTGTGCGCCTTCAGGCGAAGGGCGTCGATCTGTCGAGGCTGCGGTTGAAGGGCTTCAACCTGCAAACGGCCATCCTCACCCAGGGCAACTTTTCCGACGCCCAGCTCGAGGAGGTCAGCTTCGCCATGTCCGACCTGTTCGGGGCGAACTTCAGCCGGGCGAAGCTGGTGGGCTCCTCCTTCGCGCGGGCGGACCTGCGCGGGGCGAACTTCCTGAAGGCCGACCTGACCCGCACCGACTTCGAAGGGGCGGACCTGCGCCCCGGCCAGATCATGGTGCACCGCTCCGGGCGCGAGGACGAGGAGGAGGAACGGCGGCCCGCCAACCTGACGGACGCGCGGCTGGACGGCGTCAGCTTCAAGGGCGCCGACCTCAGCCACGCCGAACTGGCCAACGCCTCGACGGCCGGCGGCGACTTCAGCAACGCCAACCTGTTCGCCGCCAATCTGGCCGGGGCCGACCTGACCGAGGCGAACTTCAGCGGGGCGAAGATGAAGCGCGCCGTGCTGAACGGCGCCAACCTGACCCGCGCCATCCTGCGCAACGCCGACCTGCGCGAGGCGACCCTGCGCAACGTCGACCTGACCGTGGCGGACACCCATGGCGCCAACCTCAGCGGCGCCGTCTACATGCGGAACGCCGACGCCCTGCCGACGCCGGTGCGCAGCGTGCTGGACGCCCACATCCTGTGGATCAACAGCGGCGGCGGGGCCGGGCTGCGGGCCGATTTCACCGGGATGGACCTGCGGGGCCTGGACCTCACCGCCTGCGACCTGTCCGGCGGGGTGTTCCGCGACGCCAACCTGGACGAGGCCCGGCTGTCCAACGCCTCGCTCTCGCTGGCTGATTTCGGCGGGGCCAGCCTGCGCCGGGCGCGGCTCGACCAAGCGGTGCTGACCGGGGCGAACCTGAGCGGGGCCGACCTGACGGGTGCGGACCTCCACGGCGCGGACCTCGGCATGGTGGACCTGCGCAACCCGGACGGCACGCCGACCGGGCGGAGCTGGCCGGCCAACCTGAGCCGCGCCACCCTGACCGCCGCTGACCTGCGCGGCGCCCGGCTGACCGGGGCCAAGCTGGCCGGCGCCGGCTTCGAGATGGCCAACCTCGCCTCCGCCGACCTGCGCGGCTGCGACGACGCGGCGGCGAACCTGTCGAAGGCCAGCCTGATGGGCGCCCGCCGCGGTCCGCTGGAGGCGCGGCCGCCGCGCGACGGCGGCGGCCCCCTCATCGCCCTGTAG
- a CDS encoding CoA transferase, with the protein MPLPFLSGLRVIDLGQYLPGPYAAQMLADLGAEVVKVEPPSGDPLRQMGPTDADGTTAAYKLLNAGKTVIRLNLKDEADRGAFETLIAGADALVESYRPGVLDKLGVGHARLRALNPRLVHASLSGWGSTGPYARRAGHDLNYMAVGGGLDSSGTPDRPSISHPPVADFASAQQAALAVVAALFGRQRSGEGCFLDLSIMETVLGWQGFNLTADARGEVPARGEALLSGGAACYRIYRTADGRFATLSALEAKFWQGFCEAVERPDWTARQGDPLPQTTLIAELDALFATRSLADWKALLDPVDCCFEALPTLAEMPEHPHIAARGQVRVTPGPEPLVETLMGLRVDGGTPPERAPLRESTAAAVLAAWR; encoded by the coding sequence ATGCCCCTGCCCTTCCTGAGCGGACTGCGCGTCATCGATCTCGGCCAGTACTTGCCGGGTCCCTACGCCGCCCAGATGCTCGCCGACCTCGGCGCCGAGGTGGTGAAGGTGGAGCCGCCGAGCGGCGACCCGCTGCGCCAGATGGGCCCCACCGACGCCGACGGCACGACCGCCGCCTACAAGCTGCTCAACGCCGGCAAGACCGTCATCCGCCTGAACCTGAAGGACGAGGCCGACCGCGGCGCCTTCGAGACCCTGATCGCCGGGGCCGACGCCCTGGTGGAGAGCTACCGCCCCGGCGTTCTGGACAAGCTGGGGGTCGGCCACGCCCGGCTGCGCGCGCTGAACCCGCGGTTGGTCCACGCCAGCCTGTCCGGCTGGGGCAGCACGGGCCCCTACGCCCGGCGGGCCGGCCATGACCTGAACTACATGGCGGTCGGCGGTGGCCTGGACTCCTCGGGCACGCCCGACCGTCCGTCGATCAGCCACCCGCCGGTCGCCGATTTCGCGTCGGCCCAGCAGGCGGCGCTGGCGGTGGTCGCCGCCCTGTTCGGGCGCCAGCGCAGCGGCGAGGGCTGCTTCCTCGACCTGTCGATCATGGAAACGGTGCTGGGCTGGCAGGGCTTCAACCTGACCGCCGACGCCCGCGGCGAGGTTCCGGCCCGCGGCGAGGCGCTGTTGTCGGGCGGGGCCGCCTGCTACCGCATCTACCGCACCGCCGACGGCCGCTTCGCCACCCTGTCGGCGCTGGAAGCCAAGTTCTGGCAAGGCTTCTGCGAGGCGGTGGAGCGCCCCGACTGGACCGCCCGGCAGGGCGACCCGCTGCCCCAGACCACCCTGATCGCGGAGTTGGATGCCCTGTTCGCCACCCGCAGCCTCGCCGACTGGAAGGCGCTGCTCGACCCCGTGGACTGCTGCTTCGAGGCGCTGCCAACGCTGGCGGAGATGCCGGAGCACCCGCACATCGCCGCCCGCGGCCAGGTCCGCGTCACGCCGGGGCCGGAGCCGCTGGTGGAAACCCTGATGGGCCTGCGCGTCGATGGCGGGACCCCGCCCGAGCGCGCGCCCTTGCGCGAATCCACCGCCGCGGCGGTGCTCGCCGCCTGGAGGTAA
- a CDS encoding DUF1508 domain-containing protein yields MSTGKAPKYKVYKDHRNEWRWTFHAANGEAIAVSSEGYTAERDCLHGIALMKGSNDAAVLVEE; encoded by the coding sequence ATGTCCACGGGCAAGGCTCCCAAGTACAAGGTCTACAAGGATCACCGCAACGAATGGCGCTGGACCTTCCACGCCGCCAACGGCGAGGCCATCGCGGTCAGCAGCGAGGGCTACACGGCCGAGCGCGACTGCCTGCACGGCATCGCCCTGATGAAGGGGTCCAACGACGCGGCCGTCCTGGTCGAGGAGTGA
- the clpA gene encoding ATP-dependent Clp protease ATP-binding subunit ClpA: MLSRNLEQTLHRALAHANERRHEYATLEHLLLALTEDADAMAVLRACGVDLDRLRAELSDYLDNELANLITNRPDDAKPTAGFQRVLQRAAIHVQSSGREEVTGANVLVALFSERESHAVYFLQEQEMTRFDAVNYISHGIAKAPGRSEAKRVTGADEDAAAEKVVKKGSEALEAYCVNLNKKAASGKIDPLIGREQEVERTIQILCRRSKNNPLYVGDPGVGKTAIAEGLARRIVHGEVPEVLKGATIFALDMGSLLAGTRYRGDFEERLKAVVSELEATEGAVLFIDEIHTVIGAGATSGGAMDASNLLKPALASGSLRCIGSTTYKEYRNYFEKDRALVRRFQKIDVNEPTVEDAIKILQGIKTYYEKHHRVSYTNDAIRSAVELSAKYIGDRKLPDKAIDIIDEVGAAQMLLPENKRKKKISVKDVEAVVAKIARIPPKSVSRDDKETLLNLERDLKTMVFGQNKAIDALVSAIKLARAGLREPEKPIGNYLFTGPTGVGKTEVARQLSLTLGIELTRFDMSEYMERHTVSRLIGAPPGYVGFDQGGLLTDAIDQHPHCVLLLDEIEKAHPDLFNILLQIMDHGKLTDHNGKTVDFRNVILIMTSNAGAADMAKPAIGFERERRVGEDMEAVEKLFTPEFRNRLDAIIPFAPLTQEVINRVVDKFIMQMEAQLEDRGVTIELDDQAREWLGKKGYDPLYGARPLGRVIQEHLKKPLAEELLFGKLAKGGLVKVTVKDDKPAFEYTEGSRKRRSGDEDEDEVVHELAE, from the coding sequence ATGCTGTCGCGTAACTTGGAACAGACGCTGCACCGAGCCCTGGCCCATGCGAACGAGCGCAGGCACGAATACGCGACGCTCGAACACTTGCTGCTCGCATTGACCGAGGATGCCGATGCCATGGCCGTCTTGCGCGCTTGTGGGGTCGATCTGGACCGACTGCGCGCCGAACTCTCGGATTACCTCGACAACGAGCTTGCGAACCTGATCACGAACAGGCCCGATGATGCGAAGCCGACGGCTGGCTTCCAACGGGTGCTGCAACGCGCGGCCATCCACGTCCAGTCGTCGGGGCGTGAAGAGGTGACGGGAGCAAATGTGCTCGTCGCCCTGTTCTCTGAACGCGAAAGCCACGCGGTCTATTTCCTGCAGGAGCAGGAGATGACCCGTTTCGACGCGGTGAACTACATCTCTCACGGAATCGCGAAGGCCCCGGGCCGCTCGGAAGCGAAGCGCGTTACCGGAGCCGACGAGGACGCGGCGGCGGAGAAGGTCGTGAAGAAAGGCAGCGAAGCCCTAGAGGCTTATTGCGTCAACCTGAACAAGAAGGCGGCCAGCGGGAAGATCGATCCGCTGATCGGACGGGAGCAGGAGGTCGAGCGGACCATCCAGATCCTGTGCCGGCGGTCGAAGAACAACCCGCTGTATGTCGGTGACCCCGGTGTCGGCAAGACCGCCATCGCCGAGGGGCTGGCCCGCCGCATCGTCCATGGCGAGGTTCCGGAGGTGCTGAAGGGCGCCACCATCTTCGCGCTCGACATGGGCTCCCTGCTCGCCGGTACGCGGTACCGCGGCGACTTCGAAGAGCGCCTCAAGGCCGTCGTCTCCGAACTGGAGGCCACGGAAGGTGCCGTCCTCTTCATCGACGAGATCCACACGGTCATCGGCGCCGGTGCGACCTCGGGCGGTGCGATGGACGCCTCGAACCTGCTGAAGCCGGCCCTCGCCTCCGGCTCGCTGCGTTGCATCGGTTCGACGACCTACAAGGAATACCGGAACTATTTCGAGAAGGACCGGGCGCTCGTCCGGCGCTTCCAGAAGATCGACGTCAACGAGCCGACGGTCGAGGATGCGATCAAGATCCTCCAGGGGATCAAGACCTACTACGAGAAGCATCACCGGGTGAGCTACACCAACGACGCGATCCGTTCGGCGGTGGAGCTGTCCGCGAAGTACATCGGCGACCGCAAGCTGCCGGACAAGGCGATCGACATCATCGACGAGGTCGGCGCCGCGCAGATGCTGCTGCCGGAGAACAAGCGGAAGAAGAAAATCTCCGTCAAGGACGTGGAGGCGGTGGTCGCCAAGATCGCCCGCATCCCGCCGAAGTCGGTCAGCCGCGACGACAAGGAGACGCTCCTCAACCTGGAGCGCGACCTGAAGACCATGGTCTTCGGCCAGAACAAGGCCATCGACGCGCTGGTCTCCGCCATCAAGCTGGCCCGCGCCGGCCTGCGCGAACCGGAGAAGCCGATCGGCAACTACCTGTTCACCGGCCCGACCGGCGTCGGCAAGACCGAGGTGGCCCGCCAGCTCTCCCTCACGCTGGGCATCGAGCTGACCCGCTTCGACATGTCGGAGTATATGGAGCGGCACACCGTTTCCCGCCTGATCGGCGCCCCTCCGGGCTATGTCGGGTTCGACCAGGGCGGCCTGCTGACCGACGCCATCGACCAGCATCCGCATTGCGTGCTGCTGCTGGACGAGATTGAGAAGGCCCATCCGGATCTGTTCAACATCCTGTTGCAGATCATGGATCACGGCAAGCTGACCGACCACAACGGCAAGACGGTGGACTTCCGCAACGTCATCCTCATCATGACCTCCAACGCGGGCGCCGCGGACATGGCCAAGCCGGCCATCGGCTTCGAGCGCGAGCGTCGGGTCGGCGAGGACATGGAAGCGGTCGAGAAGCTGTTCACGCCGGAGTTCCGCAACCGTCTGGATGCGATCATCCCCTTCGCGCCGCTGACCCAGGAGGTCATCAACCGCGTGGTGGACAAGTTCATCATGCAGATGGAAGCGCAGCTCGAGGACCGCGGCGTCACGATCGAACTCGACGATCAGGCCCGCGAGTGGCTGGGCAAGAAGGGCTACGATCCGCTCTACGGCGCGCGCCCCCTCGGCCGCGTGATCCAGGAGCACCTGAAGAAGCCGCTGGCGGAGGAGCTGCTGTTCGGCAAGCTCGCCAAGGGCGGTCTGGTCAAGGTCACCGTGAAGGACGACAAGCCCGCCTTCGAGTACACCGAGGGGTCGCGCAAGCGGCGCTCCGGCGACGAGGACGAGGACGAGGTCGTGCACGAACTGGCGGAATGA
- the clpS gene encoding ATP-dependent Clp protease adapter ClpS: MAENDKHGDEGTTTGVVIKTKPKTKKPSMYKVLMLNDDYTPMEFVVHVLERFFAKSREEATRIMLHVHRRGVGLCGVFTYEVAETKVTQVMDFARQHQHPLQCTLEKD; this comes from the coding sequence ATGGCCGAAAACGACAAGCACGGCGACGAGGGCACGACCACGGGCGTGGTGATCAAAACCAAGCCTAAGACTAAAAAGCCCTCGATGTATAAGGTCTTGATGTTGAACGACGACTACACACCTATGGAATTCGTCGTTCATGTCTTGGAGCGCTTCTTTGCCAAGTCGCGCGAGGAGGCTACGCGGATCATGCTGCATGTGCACCGGCGGGGTGTGGGCTTGTGCGGCGTGTTCACCTACGAGGTGGCGGAGACGAAAGTCACGCAGGTGATGGACTTTGCGCGCCAGCACCAGCACCCGCTGCAATGTACGCTAGAAAAGGATTAA
- a CDS encoding phasin family protein has translation MTDKFAAATKTFEDAVSAAKQNVDGLVKAQQEQFEKASAQLLKGFDELTALTKGNVDAVVKSGTIVAKGAEEAGKQVASFTQSSLEKSAATGKALLAVKTVQELVELQSSFAKASFETFVKESAKLQELSLKTAKDAFAPINDRLQVTVETLSKPVAAKAA, from the coding sequence ATGACCGACAAGTTCGCCGCCGCCACCAAGACCTTCGAAGACGCCGTCTCCGCCGCCAAGCAGAACGTCGACGGCCTGGTCAAGGCCCAGCAGGAGCAGTTCGAGAAGGCCTCGGCCCAGCTCCTGAAGGGCTTCGACGAGCTGACCGCCCTGACCAAGGGCAACGTCGACGCCGTCGTGAAGTCGGGCACCATCGTCGCCAAGGGCGCCGAGGAAGCCGGCAAGCAGGTCGCCTCCTTCACCCAGTCCTCGCTGGAGAAGAGCGCCGCCACCGGCAAGGCCCTGCTGGCCGTCAAGACCGTCCAGGAACTGGTCGAGCTGCAGAGCAGCTTCGCCAAGGCGAGCTTCGAGACCTTCGTCAAGGAGAGCGCCAAGCTGCAGGAGCTGTCGCTGAAGACCGCCAAGGACGCCTTCGCGCCGATCAACGACCGCCTCCAGGTCACGGTCGAGACGCTGTCCAAGCCGGTCGCGGCGAAGGCCGCCTGA
- a CDS encoding phasin family protein gives MTTVTKAKPAPAPTQAFENAAAQAKEQVEGFVKAGQEQAAKTFEQTASATKEQVEKLSAQLLKISAELQALNKANVEALIQSGSIATQGAEELTREVTAYAQASFDKSVITGKALLTAKSLKEVVDLQSEYVKASFDAFVAESSRLQGIGTRVATAALTPLKDRVSVTVSTLSKPIAA, from the coding sequence ATGACGACCGTGACGAAGGCCAAGCCGGCCCCCGCCCCCACCCAGGCGTTCGAGAACGCCGCCGCCCAGGCCAAGGAGCAGGTCGAGGGCTTCGTCAAGGCCGGACAGGAGCAGGCCGCGAAGACCTTCGAGCAGACCGCCTCCGCCACCAAGGAGCAGGTCGAGAAGCTGTCGGCCCAGCTCCTGAAGATCTCCGCCGAGCTGCAAGCCCTGAACAAGGCCAATGTGGAAGCGCTGATCCAGAGCGGCAGCATCGCCACCCAGGGAGCCGAGGAGCTGACCCGCGAGGTGACCGCCTACGCCCAGGCCTCCTTCGACAAGTCGGTCATCACCGGCAAGGCCCTGCTGACCGCCAAGTCGCTGAAGGAGGTCGTCGATCTCCAGAGCGAGTATGTGAAGGCCAGCTTCGACGCCTTCGTCGCGGAGTCCTCCCGCCTCCAGGGCATCGGCACCCGCGTCGCCACCGCGGCCCTGACCCCGCTGAAGGACCGCGTGTCGGTCACCGTCAGCACGCTGTCCAAGCCGATCGCGGCCTGA
- a CDS encoding peptidase, translating into MTYCLGIKTRDGLIGLSDGRITSGSQLSSARKVTMVGSGGDRFFILNSGLRSVRDKTLAYLRRDMSRRRGETYPTMLDALSAFTACLRQVAAEDKEALEASKLAFNLHAIIGGQLAEDREPYMFLVYPEGNWIEVDERTPYLSIGATAYGKPILDRALSYSTDMRTALKIAYLSFDSTRFSSNDVGFPIDMVTFNAQERLWRQSNFDYDDLVEQRLWWNRNITELARRMPDGPWVDTLLSAGARADVAEEEVV; encoded by the coding sequence ATGACCTATTGCCTTGGCATCAAGACCCGCGACGGCCTGATCGGCCTGTCGGACGGGCGCATCACCAGCGGCTCGCAGCTGTCGTCCGCGCGCAAGGTGACCATGGTGGGCAGCGGCGGCGACCGCTTCTTCATCCTGAACTCCGGCCTGCGCAGCGTGCGCGACAAGACGCTGGCCTACCTGCGCCGCGACATGTCCCGGCGGCGCGGCGAGACCTACCCGACCATGCTGGATGCGCTGTCGGCCTTCACGGCCTGCCTGCGCCAGGTGGCGGCGGAGGACAAGGAGGCGCTGGAGGCGTCCAAGCTGGCCTTCAACCTGCACGCCATCATCGGCGGCCAGCTCGCCGAGGACCGCGAGCCCTACATGTTCCTGGTCTATCCGGAGGGCAACTGGATCGAGGTGGACGAGCGCACGCCCTACCTGTCGATCGGCGCGACCGCCTACGGCAAGCCGATCCTGGACCGCGCTCTGTCCTACAGCACGGACATGCGGACGGCGCTGAAGATCGCCTACCTGTCCTTCGACAGCACGCGCTTCTCGTCGAACGACGTCGGCTTCCCCATCGACATGGTGACCTTCAACGCCCAGGAGCGGCTGTGGCGCCAGTCGAACTTCGATTACGACGATCTGGTCGAGCAGCGCCTGTGGTGGAACCGCAACATCACCGAGCTGGCCCGCCGCATGCCGGACGGTCCCTGGGTGGACACGCTGCTGTCCGCGGGCGCGCGGGCGGATGTCGCCGAGGAAGAGGTGGTCTAG
- a CDS encoding D-alanyl-D-alanine carboxypeptidase family protein: MANGRSTLRSAFGITPFVRALGGALAVLAVTVLAPLPALAAKYAAIVVDARTGEVLHEENADTLTYPASLTKMMTLYLTFDALDEGRLRLDQALPVSAWAEAQSPTKLGLRAGKTLRVEQAILGLVTKSANDASVVLAEALGGSEAKFAEMMTRKARELGMRNTVFRNSNGLPNMQQVTTARDFSILSRAMLSDHSRYYPYFSRRAFVYGGRSLNNHNRLMSRYEGMDGIKTGYTVASGFNLAASAVRDGRRLVAVVLGGKSAASRDARMEAILDKAFDKPSRGSEAPVVARAGEEDAPRATAKGRPPAKAETIAQLASTVSTPAAVRPPARARDEDADTKADGSKWGVQVGAFSTPEASKRALTQATKQAPFLLRAAKPAVTPVKANGSTVYRARMVGLDERTARKVCSELTRSGHRCVPVSPNEKL, translated from the coding sequence TTGGCGAATGGACGTTCGACTCTGAGAAGTGCCTTCGGCATTACCCCTTTCGTTCGGGCGCTGGGCGGCGCCCTGGCGGTGCTGGCGGTGACCGTCCTGGCGCCGCTGCCGGCGCTGGCCGCGAAATACGCGGCGATCGTCGTGGACGCGCGCACCGGCGAGGTGTTGCACGAGGAGAACGCCGACACCCTGACCTACCCGGCGTCGCTGACCAAGATGATGACGCTCTACCTGACCTTCGACGCGCTGGACGAGGGGCGGCTGCGGCTGGACCAGGCGCTCCCGGTGTCGGCCTGGGCGGAGGCGCAGTCGCCGACCAAGCTCGGGCTGCGCGCCGGCAAGACGCTGCGGGTGGAGCAGGCGATCCTCGGGCTGGTCACCAAGTCGGCCAACGACGCCTCGGTCGTGCTGGCAGAGGCGCTGGGCGGCAGCGAGGCCAAGTTCGCCGAGATGATGACCCGCAAAGCCCGCGAGCTGGGGATGCGCAACACCGTGTTCCGCAACTCCAACGGCCTGCCGAACATGCAGCAGGTGACCACGGCGCGCGACTTCTCGATCCTGTCGCGGGCGATGCTGTCCGACCACTCCCGCTACTACCCCTATTTCAGCCGCCGCGCCTTCGTCTATGGCGGGCGCAGCCTGAACAACCACAACCGGCTGATGTCGCGCTACGAGGGCATGGACGGCATCAAGACCGGCTACACCGTGGCCAGCGGCTTCAACCTCGCGGCGTCGGCTGTGCGCGACGGGCGGCGTCTGGTCGCCGTGGTGCTGGGCGGCAAGTCGGCGGCCTCGCGCGACGCCCGCATGGAGGCGATCCTCGACAAGGCGTTCGACAAGCCGAGCCGCGGGTCCGAGGCGCCGGTCGTCGCCCGCGCCGGGGAGGAGGACGCGCCGCGCGCCACCGCCAAGGGCAGGCCGCCGGCCAAGGCGGAGACCATCGCGCAGCTCGCCTCCACCGTCTCCACCCCCGCCGCGGTCCGCCCGCCGGCCCGCGCCCGCGACGAGGACGCGGACACGAAGGCGGACGGGTCGAAGTGGGGCGTGCAGGTTGGCGCCTTCTCGACGCCGGAGGCGAGCAAGCGGGCTCTGACCCAGGCGACCAAGCAGGCGCCCTTCCTGCTGCGCGCCGCCAAGCCGGCGGTGACGCCGGTGAAGGCGAACGGCTCCACCGTCTACCGCGCCCGCATGGTCGGGCTGGACGAGCGGACCGCCCGCAAGGTCTGCTCGGAGTTGACCCGCAGCGGCCACCGCTGCGTCCCCGTGTCGCCGAACGAGAAGCTGTAA
- a CDS encoding substrate-binding domain-containing protein: protein MLRRSFVLGCAAAAALLLGSVQPSTAADRFITVASTTSTEDSGLFKSILPKFTEKTGIEVRVVAKGTGQAIDIAKRGDADVLFVHHKPSEDKFVAEGFSTERKPVMYNDFVIVGPKADPAKVGGSKDVSAALKSIAAAKAPFVSRGDDSGTHKSEQALWKTAGVDPTAGDGWYRAIGQGMGATLNTAAAVNGYAMTDRATWLSFKNRGDLDILVEGDKRLFNQYGVMLVNPAKFSHVKAADGQAFVDWLVSAEGQQAIADYKINGNSLFFPNANEPGA, encoded by the coding sequence ATGCTGCGCCGTTCTTTCGTGCTGGGATGCGCCGCCGCGGCGGCTCTGCTGCTCGGCTCCGTTCAGCCGTCCACCGCCGCCGACCGCTTCATCACCGTGGCCTCCACCACCTCGACCGAGGATTCGGGCCTGTTCAAGTCGATCCTGCCGAAGTTCACCGAGAAGACCGGGATCGAGGTCCGCGTGGTCGCCAAGGGCACCGGCCAGGCCATCGACATCGCCAAGCGCGGCGACGCCGACGTGCTGTTCGTCCATCACAAGCCGTCGGAGGACAAGTTCGTCGCCGAGGGCTTCAGCACCGAGCGCAAGCCGGTCATGTACAACGACTTCGTGATCGTCGGGCCGAAGGCCGACCCGGCCAAGGTCGGCGGCAGCAAGGACGTCTCCGCCGCGCTGAAGAGCATCGCCGCCGCCAAGGCCCCCTTCGTGTCGCGCGGCGACGACAGCGGCACCCACAAGTCGGAGCAGGCGCTGTGGAAGACCGCCGGCGTCGACCCCACGGCGGGCGACGGCTGGTACCGCGCCATCGGCCAGGGCATGGGCGCCACGCTGAACACCGCCGCCGCGGTGAACGGCTACGCCATGACCGACCGCGCCACCTGGCTCAGCTTCAAGAACCGCGGCGACCTCGACATCCTGGTGGAGGGCGACAAGCGCCTGTTCAACCAGTATGGCGTGATGCTGGTGAACCCGGCCAAGTTCAGCCACGTCAAGGCCGCCGACGGGCAGGCCTTCGTCGATTGGCTGGTCTCCGCCGAGGGCCAGCAGGCCATCGCGGACTACAAGATCAACGGCAACTCGCTGTTCTTCCCGAACGCCAACGAGCCGGGCGCCTGA
- a CDS encoding ABC transporter permease, translated as MHEFGLAFVTAFHLIADLDPGLVGIVGLSLRVSLTAVLLSALIGLPLGAAVAAFRFPGRRAVTLFLNTAMGLPPVVVGLIVYLILSRSGPLGVLGLLFTPTAMIVAQTVLIVPIVAALTRQIVEDLLTEYADLLRVMGTGPLTTLFTLLSEARWSLLTIVLAGFGRASAEVGAVMIVGGNIDRVTRVMTTSIALETSKGDLPLALGLGVILMTLSLSVNLAAAMVRETRRA; from the coding sequence ATGCATGAGTTCGGTCTGGCCTTCGTCACCGCCTTCCACCTGATCGCCGACCTCGACCCCGGTCTGGTGGGGATCGTCGGCCTGTCGCTGCGCGTCAGCCTGACCGCCGTCCTGCTGTCGGCCCTGATCGGCCTGCCGCTGGGGGCCGCCGTCGCCGCCTTCCGCTTTCCGGGGCGGCGCGCGGTCACCCTGTTCCTGAACACGGCGATGGGGCTGCCGCCGGTGGTGGTCGGGCTGATCGTCTATCTGATCCTGTCGCGCTCCGGCCCGCTGGGGGTGCTGGGGCTGCTGTTCACCCCGACCGCAATGATCGTGGCCCAGACCGTGCTGATCGTGCCCATCGTCGCCGCCCTGACCCGCCAGATCGTCGAGGATCTGCTGACGGAATACGCCGACCTGCTGCGGGTGATGGGGACCGGGCCGCTGACCACCTTGTTCACCCTGCTGTCGGAGGCGCGCTGGAGCCTGCTGACCATCGTGCTGGCCGGCTTCGGGCGGGCCTCGGCGGAGGTCGGGGCGGTGATGATCGTCGGCGGCAACATCGACCGGGTGACCCGCGTCATGACCACCTCCATCGCGCTGGAGACCAGCAAGGGCGACCTGCCGCTGGCGCTCGGCCTCGGGGTCATCCTGATGACGCTGTCACTGTCGGTGAACCTCGCCGCCGCCATGGTGCGGGAGACGCGGCGGGCCTGA